The following coding sequences are from one Salvia hispanica cultivar TCC Black 2014 chromosome 3, UniMelb_Shisp_WGS_1.0, whole genome shotgun sequence window:
- the LOC125215337 gene encoding peptidyl-prolyl cis-trans isomerase FKBP62-like: protein MAFDMDDDFEFPAAGTNEMEAADLPEVDPILKVGEETQIGSNGLKKKLLKDGDGWENPKSGDDVQVHYVGTLLDGTKFDSSVDSGSPFIFKLGQGQVIKGWDEGIKTMKKGEKALFTIPPELAYGESGSPPTIPPNATLQFEVELLSWTSVKDICKDGGIFKKVLAEGEGWQNPKDLDEVYVKYEARLEDGTVVSKEDGVEFTVKDGYFCDALSKAVKTMKKGEKALLTVKPQYGFGEKGKTVSSDEGNIPPNASLQINLELVSWITVTDIAKDQKILKKILKEGEGYDCPNDGTTVHVKLIGKLPDGTVFLRKGYDDEPPFEFRVDEDQVIEGLDRAVKTMKKGEVSLVIIQPEYAFGQSGSTQELAVVPGNSAVHYEVEMVSFVKEKESWDMNNEEKIAASGKKKEEGNIWFRAGKYERASQRYEKAVGFIVYDLSFSEEEKEQAKVLKASCNLNNAACKLKLKDYKEAKNLCSEVLEADANNVKALYRRAQAYINLVEFELAKKDIKKALEIDPNNRDVKLGYKTLMEKVKEYNRKEAQFYGSMIAKMSKLEQDTSSGAAAKQGLSSFTIDRLSEKVNQTVALVKKCDQRVMLLGLSLLMILAAVVVPVLYTKMYY, encoded by the exons ATGGCTTTCGATATGGATGACGATTTTGAGTTCCCAGCGGCTGGGACCAATGAAATGGAGGCAGCTGACCTTCCAGAGGTAGACCCGATTCTCAAAGTGGGAGAAGAGACACAAATCGGCAGCAACGGTCTGAAGAAGAAGCTCCTCAAAGACGGAGATGGCTGGGAGAATCCCAAATCCGGTGATGATGTCCAAG TTCATTATGTGGGTACTTTGCTGGATGGGACTAAGTTTGATTCCAGCGTCGACAGTGGCAGTCCATTCATATTTAAGTTAGGCCAAG GCCAGGTAATAAAAGGATGGGATGAAGGAATTAAGACTATGAAGAAAGGTGAAAAGGCTCTCTTTACCATTCCTCCTGAGCTTGCCTATGGAGAGTCTGGATCCCCTCCAACCATACCTCCCAATGCAACCCTTCAGTTCGAAGTAGAGTTGCTCTCTTGGACGAGTGTTAAAGACATATGCAAGGATGGTGGTATCTTCAAGAAAGTATTGGCTGAAGGAGAGGGCTGGCAGAATCCTAAAGACCTTGATGAAGTATATG TTAAATATGAAGCCCGGCTTGAAGATGGTACAGTAGTGTCAAAAGAAGATGGGGTGGAATTTACAGTGAAAGACG GTTATTTCTGTGATGCCCTTTCCAAAGCTGTGAAGACGAtgaagaaaggagaaaaagcACTGCTGACCGTGAAGCCTCAAT ATGGATTCggagaaaagggaaaaacagTCAGCAGTGATGAAGGCAATATTCCACCCAATGCGTCTCTTCAAATTAACTTGGAATTGGTGTCCTGGATAACAGTGACTGATATTGCCAAAGACCAGAAAATTCTTAAAAAGATTTTGAAGGAGGGAGAGGGTTACGATTGTCCAAATGATGGTACCACTGTTCACG TTAAATTAATTGGAAAGCTTCCTGATGGAACGGTTTTTTTGAGAAAAGGTTACGATGATGAGCCACCATTTGAGTTTAGGGTGGATGAAG ACCAAGTAATAGAGGGTCTTGATAGAGCTGTAAAGACAATGAAGAAAGGAGAAGTTTCCCTTGTAATAATACAACCTGAATATGCATTTGGGCAATCGGGCTCTACACAGGAGCTCGCTGTCGTACCCGGAAATTCTGCTGTACATTATGAAGTTGAGATGGTTTCCTTTGTTAAG GAAAAGGAATCCTGGGATATGAACAACGAGGAAAAGATTGCAGCTTCAGGGAAGAAAAAGGAGGAGGGAAACATATGGTTCCGAGCAGGAAAATATGAGCGAGCATCTCAGAGATACGAAAAG GCTGTGGGGTTTATTGTGTATGACCTCTCTTTCAGTGAGGAAGAGAAGGAACAGGCCAAAGTGCTCAAAGCCTCGTGCAACCTCAACAATGCAGCTTGCAAACTGAAATTGAAGGATTACAAGGAGGCGAAAAATCTATGCAGTGAAGTGCTAGAAGCTGATGCTAACAATGTTAAAGCACTTTATAGGAGGGCACAAGCATATATCAATCTGGTTGAGTTTGAATTGGCCAAAAAGGATATCAAGAAAGCACTTGAGATAGATCCTAACAATAG GGATGTGAAATTGGGATACAAAACTCTGATGGAGAAAGTGAAGGAATACAACAGGAAAGAAGCACAATTTTATGGCAGTATGATTGCAAAGATGAGCAAGCTGGAGCAAGATACATCTTCT GGAGCAGCAGCAAAGCAAGGTCTATCATCATTCACAATAGATA GATTGTCGGAGAAAGTTAACCAAACAGTGGCTCTGGTGAAGAAGTGTGATCAAAGAGTGATGCTGCTTGGCTTGTCCCTTTTGATGATTCTAGCTGCAGTTGTTGTTCCTGTGTTGTACACAAAAATGTACTATTAA